A single region of the Pygocentrus nattereri isolate fPygNat1 chromosome 27, fPygNat1.pri, whole genome shotgun sequence genome encodes:
- the fabp3 gene encoding fatty acid-binding protein, heart, with protein sequence MVEAFVGTWNLKESKNFDDYMKALGVGFATRQVGSMTKPTTIISLEGDVITLKTVSTFKTTEIKFKLEEEFDETTADDRKVKSLVTIDGGKLVHVQKWDGKETTLVREVNGNNLTLTLTLGEVVCTRSYVKGE encoded by the exons ATGGTTGAGGCTTTCGTTGGCACATGGAACCTGAAGGAGAGCAAGAATTTCGACGACTACATGAAGGCTCTCG GTGTGGGCTTTGCAACACGGCAGGTTGGCAGCATGACCAAACCCACCACAATAATTTCCTTGGAAGGGGATGTCATCACACTAAAGACAGTCAGCACTTTCAAGACCACAGAGATCAAATTCAAACTGGAAGAAGAGTTTGACGAGACAACTGCAGATGACCGTAAAGTGAAG TCTTTGGTGACCATTGATGGAGGCAAGTTGGTGCATGTTCAGAAATGGGATGGCAAAGAGACGACACTGGTCCGAGAAGTCAACGGCAACAATCTCACACTG ACACTAACTCTTGGTGAAGTCGTCTGTACGCGATCCTATGTGAAAGGAGAGTGA
- the zcchc17 gene encoding nucleolar protein of 40 kDa, with protein MADDHREPAGLDGLPELYSILRGEVASVTEYGAFVKIPGYRKQGLVHKSEMSASRVDNPAEIVDVGEQVWIKVIGREIHDDKVKLSFSMKAVNQGTGRDLDPNNVMAEQDARRRRRFQDNTGQRITLEAVLNTTCKKCGCTGHFAKDCFSQPGLQYSLVPEEEEKEEPASQSTQSEPQKRKKEKKAKKEKKKKERKRENSSSDSGDNTKRARHSRTHSEKKKKHKKHKHKHK; from the exons ATGGCTGATGACCATAGAGAGCCAGCCGGGCTGGATGGACTTCCAGAGCTGTACAGCATCCTACGAGGGGAG GTGGCTTCTGTAACAGAATATGGAGCCTTTGTCAAGATTCCAGGATACAGGAAGCAAG GGTTGGTTCATAAAAGTGAGATGTCTGCCTCTCGAGTAGATAATCCTGCTGAAATTGTTGATGTTGGTGAGCAAGTTTGGATTAAAGTCATTGGCAGAGAG ATTCATGATGATAAAGTCAAACTTTCTTTCTCCATGAAAGCTGTGAATCAAGGAACAGGGCGGGATTTGGATCCCAACAATGTGATGGCAGA acaggacGCACGCAGGCGAAGGCGCTTCCAAGATAATACAGGTCAGAGAATTACACTTGAGGCTGTGCTGAACACCACCTGTAAGAAGTGTGGGTGCACAG GTCACTTTGCAAAGGACTGTTTCTCACAGCCTGGGCTGCAATACAGTTTGGTGccagaagaggaggagaaggaagaacCAGCCAGCCAGAGCACCCAATCAGAGCCTCAGAAACGAAAGAAG GAAAAGAAAgcgaagaaagagaagaagaaaaaagagcgAAAAAGAGAGAATTCTTCCTCTGACAGTGGTGATAACACTAAAAGAGCGAGACACTCCCGTACACATtcggaaaagaagaaaaagcacaagaagcataaacacaaacataaatga